ACCAACCCATGGCTACCTGGCTCATCACAGGCTGCTCAACCGGCCTCGGCCGCGCCCTCGCCCAGGCCGTCCTCGCGCACGGGCACAACGCCGTCGTCACGGCCCGCAACGTCACCACCGTGGAGGACATCGCGGCGGCCCATCCGGACAGGGCGTTGGCCCTGCCCCTCGACGTCACCGATCGGGCCCGGATCACATCGGCCGTGGAGCAGGCCAAAGCCCGCTTCGGAGGGATCGACGTGCTGGTTAACAACGCCGGATACGGCTACCGCGCCGCGGTTGAAGAAGCGGACGACGCCGACATCCGGCAACTGTTCGATACAAACGTTTTTGGCACCGTGGACATGATCAAGGCCGTCCTTCCGGACATGCGGGCCAGGAGGTCCGGCGCCATCATCAACATTTCGTCCATCGGAGCCCGAATCAAGCCCGCAGGTTCCGGCTACTACTCCGCCACCAAGGCGGCTGTGGAGGGCCTGTCCGGTTCCCTGCACAAGGAGCTTCAGCCGCTCGGGATCAGCGTCACGGCCGTGGAGCCCGGCGCCTTCCGAACGGACTTCGCCGGCCGGTCACTCACCCAGTCGGCGAAGCCAATCGACGATTACGCCGAGACGGCGGGTAAACGCCGCAAGGAGAACGACACCGTTGACGGTACCCAGCCGGGAGACCCGGCCAGGGCCGCCGAAGCCATCATTGCCATTGTCGAAAGCGCCGAGCCGCCGGCTTTGCTGGTGCTGGGCACGGACGCCGTCGGCGCCTTTGCCGCCGTGGCAGAGGCAGAACGCGCCGACCTGGACCGGTGGCGCGAGCTCAGCCTCAGCACGGACATCCAGGCCAATCCGGGTCGCGGCCTCACACCAGGGCAGCGTTAGCGGATCCCTCTGCTCTCAGCGGACGGTGGCGCCGCTCTGGGTGGCGGCAAGCAAGTCCAGCTCATCCCGGCCGGGCAGCCCTTCCCAGTCCCCGGCGGTGCTGACGGCGAAAGCCCCCATCACCGCGCCGCGTTCGAGCCTCGCCGGCACGTCGCCGCCGTCAAGCACGGCGGAGAGGTAGCCGGCGGTGAATGCATCCCCGGCGCCAACAGTGTCGATGCTGGTTACGGCCACGGCGGCCGTCTCGAACCGCCCGGTGGCCGTGTGGACGCCCGCTCCGTGGGCACCCCGCTTGACTACCACTTCGCTGACCCCGCGGTCCAGGAGCTCGAGGGCAACGGTTGCCTCGGCGTCGTCGGACGTGGCGCCACCAAAGGGATGGGCACCCCGGCCAGCGGCTGCCACGAGGTCCAGTTCGTCGTCGGACGCGACCAGGATGTCCGCATGCCGGGCGAGCGGGGCCAGGACGGCACGCGCCTCGTCCCGGGTCCAGAGCCTGCTGCGGTAGTTCACGTCGAGGGAAACCAGCACGCCCTCCGCCGCGGCGCGCTCGGCCGCATACCCGAACGCTGCCCGCGCCGCGGCGCTGAGGGCGGCGGTGATGCCGGTCAGGTGCAGGATACGCGGGCCGGCGTTCAAAGCGAGATCGACGTCGTCCCGGCTGAGCGTGGAACCGGCGGAACCGGTGCGGTAGTAGAACGCCCGGGTGAGGTCGGCCGTCCGCTGCTCCAGGAACATCACCCCGGTGCTTCGGACCGCGTCCACCCGGTGCCGGACGTGGATCCCCTCCGAGCGCAACTGCCGGAGGATGTACTCGCCATGCGGGTCCGCCCCGATGACCCCGGCCCAGCTGACGCTGTGGCCCAGGCGGGCAACCCCAACGGCCACATTCGATTCCGCACCGGCCACGTGCATGGCCAGGCTCCCGCCGGCGGACAGCGGCCCGGCGGAGCGCAGCGAGACCATGGACTCGCCGAAGGTCAGAAGGTCGACGCCGGAACTCACCGTGTGCCTGCTCCCGCCGCGCCTGCGGCGGCCCGGCGGTTGAAAGCGGCTGCGAGATCCACAAACGCCCGGGCACGCTCCCGCATGGGCGCGAGGTCGCCGCCGGAGCCGGCGGTACCAAACAGCGGCCCGCCGAGCCCGACGGCGACCGCTCCCGTTTCCCAATATCCTGCAGCTTCATCGAGGCCCACCCCGCCCACCGGGATAAAGGGGATTCCGGGGAACGGGTCGCGCAGGGCCTTCAGGTAACCGGGGCCGCCGATGGACGCGGGAAACATTTTGACCGCCGTGGCGCCGCGGTTCATCGCCTCGTACGCCTCACTCGGGGTGAGGGCGCCGGCCAGGACGGGAATCCCCTGCCGGGCGGACTCGGCGATAGATGCGGCCAGCGCCGGCGTCACCATGAACTGGCCGCCCGCCTCTGCCACGTTGTCCACGTCCCGCGCCGTCAGCACCGTTCCCCCGCCGACGTAGCAGCCGGCGGGCGCCGCGGCCCGTACCTCACGGATCGCGTCAAGGGCACCGGGCGTGGTCAGGGCGATTTCGACGAACCGGAAGCCTTCCTCCATCGCGGCGAGGGCCGCCTTCGCGGCGGCCGCACCGGCCGTGCCCCGGACGATGGCCACGAGCCTGGCCTCCTTGATTCCGGCGAGCAGGGTTTCGGGGCTGACAGCATTCATGTGGTTCACCATTCTGCAAAGGCTCCGTCCGCGTGGCGCCAGACCGGCCCGCGCCAGGCGTGGCCGCGCTTGTCCGCGGCGCGGACCACCGCTTCGTCGATTTCGATGCCGAGGCCCGGTCCGGTCAGCCGTTCAATGTGGCCATCCACGAACTTCAGCGGGGTCTTGTCCACCACGTAGTCCAGCACTTCGGCGCCCTTGTTGTAGTGGATGCCGATGCTTTGTTCCTGGATCAGAAAGTTGGGCGTGGCGAAGCCAACCTGCAGGCAGGCCGCCAGGGCCAGGGGGCCGAGCGGGCAGTGCGGGGCGAGCTGGACGTCGTAGATTTCCGCGAGCGAGGCGATCTTGCGCACCTCCGTGATGCCGCCGGCGTGGGAGAGATCCGGCTGTGCCACGGCGATGCCGGCCTGCAGCGCCGGCAGGAATTCCTGCCGGTTGTATAGCCGCTCACCGGTGGAAACCGGTGTGGTGGTGGAGGAGGTGAATTCGCGCAGCAGGTGCGTGTTCTCCGGCACCACCGGCTCCTCAAGGAAGAACGGCCGGTACGGCTCCAGCAGCGGCGCCACCCGCCGGGCGTTGGCCAGGCTGAAGCGGCCGTGGAAATCCACTGCCACGTCGCGGTGCTCCCCCAGCACTTCGCGGGCCGCGGCAACACGGCGGATGACGCCGTCGATCTCTGCCACCGAGGCGACCGGACTCATCCGGCCGCTGGCGTTCATCTTGACGGCGGTGAGGCCCACTTCCAGCTGGGCGCTGATCTGGTCCGCCACCTCGTTGGGCTCATCCCCGCCCACCCAGCCGTACATCCGGATCCGGTCGCGGACATGGCCGCCCAGGAGCTGATGCACCGGGGTGTTGAAGTGCTTGCCGGCGATGTCCCATAGTGCCTGGTCCAGCCCGGAAACCGCGCTGGCCAGGATGGGCCCGCCCCGGTAGAAGGAGCCCTTGGTCATGACCTGCCAGTGGTCCTCGATCCGGAGGGCATCGTTGCCGATCAGCAGCTCCGAGAGCTGTTCGACGGCGGTGCGCACCGTTTCGCTGCGCCCCTCGCAGGTTGCCTCGCCCCAGCCGACGATTCCGCTGTCCGTCTCGATCCGCACAAACAGCCACCGGGGTGCGACCAGGAAGGTTTCGATTCTGCTGATGATGGTCATCTTGGCCTAGCCCTTGGTGGCGCCGGCGGTCATGCCGGACACGATGTATTTCTGCGTGAAGAGCGCAATGATCATGATGGGGATGGTCACCACGGTGGCCGCCGCCATGAGTCCACCCCAGTCGATGCTGGCGTAGGAGACGAAGTCGAAGATGGCCACGGGCAGCGTCTTGGTCTTGGACCCGGACAACACCAGGGCGAACATGAAGTTGTTCCACGAGAATATGAAGCTCAGGATGCCCGCGGTGGCCATACCCGCGACCGAGAGCGGCAGCGTGATGCGCTGGAACGCGCCGATGGGGGTGAGACCGTCCACCTGGGCCGATTCCTCCAGTTCCAGCGGGAGGGAATCGAAGTAGCTCATCATGATGTACACGATCAGAGGCAGCGCCACGAACATGTGGCTGAGGATCAGCACCTCGAAGCCGCCCACCATTTTCAGGTTGGAGAACACGTAGTACCAGGGCACCAACAGCGAAACGCCGGGAATGACGCGGGCCATCAGGACCACCAGGGCGGAACGGTGCATGGTGAACCGGCTCATGGCGTACGCGGCCGGGACGCCCAGCACCAGCGAGAGGGCCGTGGAAACGAACGCCACCCAGAAACTGTTGAAGATGAAGACGAAGTAGTTGTTGCGCTGGAGGACGTTCGCGTAATTCTCGAACGTGGGGCTGAAGATGAACGATTTGGCGGTGTCGTAAATGTCCACATTGGTCTTCAGCGAGGCGAGCAGCATCCAGATCAGGGGTGCGATCAGGAACAGGACCACAGCGATCAGCGCCACCACGCGGAACACCTTGTAGGCACGGGTCCCGAGGGGTTTCCTGGGGCGGCGGAGCGGCTGCCCCGCGGACGTCTGGTTTTGGGTCAGGACGCTCATTTGCTTACCGCTTTCTTGCGCATGGTCAGCAGCCACATGGAGCCGATGATGATCATGAAGAACAGGATCAGCACCGCGGAGGACAGCCCGTACTGGTTGTAGTCGAAGCTCAGGCCATAGGCGTAGACGTTCAGGGTCTCCACCTCGTGGAAGGAGCCGCCGCCCTTGCCCTTGGTGGCGTACAGGATGTCAAAGGTCTTCAGGGCGTCGATGCCCCGGAGCAGGATGGCCACGATCACCGTGGGCATCATGAGGGGAAGGGTGATGAAGAAGAAGCGCTGGAACGCGTTGGCGCCGTCCATCCGGGCCGCCTCATCGGGCTCCTCGGAGAGCGACGTCAGGCCGGCCAGCAGGATGAGGACCACCATGGGGGTCCATTGCCACACGTCCATGAAGATGGTGGTGCCCAGCGCGGTGTCCTGGCCTGAGAGCCAGGGCTGCGCCGGAATTCCCACGGCGGCGAGCAGCTGGTTCGCGAAGCCGATGTTGGGATCGAAGATCAGCCGCCACATCATGCCCACGGCCACCGGCGTTGCCACGAGCGGCAGCAGGATGGCCACGCGCACCCACTTCTCGCCGCGGAACGGCCGCCAGAGCAGCAGCGCGATGCCCATGCCCAGAACCACTTCGCAGACCAGGGCAATGCCGGTGAAGGTCAGGGTGCGGCCCACCGCGGGCCAGAAGCGTTCGACGTCGGACAGGACGGTCAGGTAGTTTTCCAGGCCGATGAACTCGGTGGCCGCCCGGACGGATCCCTGCGAGTCGGTGAGGCTCAGGTACAGGGTCCAGGCCAGCGGGAACACGATCAGGACGCCCACGAAGGCCATGGCCGGGGCGGCGAATAGCCATTTCCGGTGTGCGTTGGCCCAGTCGGAGAATTTTTCGCGGCCGTTGGGGGCACGGCCTGAATTCCGGGCTGCGCTGCGGGGAGAAGTCATTACAGACATGGTTCGCCTCAAGAGTTGGGGTGGTGAAGTGCGGCCGGGGCGGGAGGGCAGCGTCGCTGCCGTCCCGCCCCGGCTGGGTGGTGCACCGGGGTGGGGTGCCCGCGTTGGTGCACCGGGTGCGTTACTTCTTTTCGCTGTCCAGGAACTTCTGGAAGGCCTCGTGGGCCGAGTCAGCGGCAGCGGAAGCGTCCGCGCCGGTGATGCTGGCAACGATCGGCTCGCCAACGATTTCACGTGCCTTGCCCACCGTGACTACCTGGGGACGGTCGTGGCCGACGCCGTTCTTGGCGCTGACTGCGATGGCCTCGGCAAGGTCCTTCGGGTACGTGGACGTGCCTTCAGAGTTGGCCCAAACAGAGGCGCGGGGTCCGGGGACGCCGGCCTTCTGCGCCGCGAGGGTGCGTTCCTTGCTGGTGGCCCATTCGATGAACTTCCAGGCGTTGTCCTGGTTGGCCGAAGCCTGGTTGACTGCGAGGCCCCATGACGGGATGTTGTACGGCTTGGAACCGGCGGGGCCGGCGGGCAGGGCAGCGAACCCAACCGAATCAGCAACCTTGGACTTGGCCGGGTCGGTGGCGTTCTTGTAGAGCGAATCAGCCTCGGTGTAGAAGGCCGCCTTGCCCTGGGTGAAGATGGCCATGGCCTCGGGCCAGCTCATGTCGGTGCTGACATTGGCCGGGCCGTAGTTCTTGATCAGTCCGCCGTAGAAGGCGTAGGCCTTCTTGGCAGCATCCGAATTGACGGTGGATTTGCCGCTGGAATCGGTGAAATCGCCACCGAAGCTGTAGAGGAAGCTGGAGAACTGGGTGACGGCCGCGGACTTGCCGGTGCGGGCCACGAATCCGGCGGTGTCCGGGTTTGCTGCCTTGATGGCCTTGGCGGCCGCTTCGAGCTCTTCCATCGTCTTGGGAACTTCAAGGCCGGCGGCCTTCAGCAGGTCCTTGCGGTAGTAAAGGACCTCACGCTCGGTGATGATGGGGACACCCACCACCTTGCCGTCAGCAGTGGTGGCCTTGACCGGGCCCTCCTGGTAGTCCTTCCAGTCCCAGTTGGAATCCGAGGACACCTTGCTGGTCAGGTCCGCGAGGTAGCCGTTCTTAGCGAACGCCTTGCCTTCCTGGAGCGGACGATACATCATCACGTCGATCTCGTCGCTGCCGGCGTTGAGCTTGACGTTGTACTGGTCCGAGAGCTGGTCTTCACCGAGCTGGGTCAGCTCGACCTTGAGGCCGCTGGACTTCTCAAATTCGGGGATGGCTGCCTTGATGCCTTCGGTCCAGACGTGGTTGGCCAGCGTCACGCGGACTGTTCCCGATCCCTTTGCGTCGCTGCTGCCGCTGCCGCCGCAGGCTGTCAGCCCCAGCGAGAGCGCGGCGGCCACTGCCGCATACTTCACTACTGAACGTCGCTTCATAACGACTCCTTGCTTTTCCGGGCTGACGTCACTGTCCAGCCACATACAAATGCCTCTTTACATCTGCTCTGGAGAAGAGCATAGGTAAATAAGGCAGACTTAAACAACCCTTATTGGGTAACGAGTATGATTTAGCCATGAAAACCCCAAAGGCGGAGTCTCCCATCGACCGGCATGCAGCGTTGGTTCAGAGCCTGGGACTCGCCATTGCCGAGGGGTCGCTGGCGCCGCATTCGATCGTCCGGCTGGATGAGCTGGAGGCGCAGCACGGCGTGTCCCGTTCCGTGGTCCGGGAAGCGGCGAGGGTCCTGTCGTCCAAGGGCATGCTGGCGTCGCGGCGCCGGTTTGGCACCGTGGTGCAGCCGGAAGAGGAATGGAACCTCTACGACCCCCAGGTGATCCGTTGGCGGCTGGCCTCATCCCGGCGCCTGGAGCAACTCCAGGCGCTGAATGAACTGCGCGGCGCCATCGAGCCGCAGGCCGCCCGGCTCGCCGCTGAGCGTGCCTCCTGGGACGCCGGCAGCGAGCTGGTTTCGCTGGCAGCGCGCCTATGGTCCGCCGGCCAGCGCGGAGACCAGGAGGAATTCCTCCGGCTTGATGTTGAATTCCATGCCGCGGTGCTTGGGGCTTCCGGCAACGCCATGTTTTCCCAGCTCCAGAACCTGGTGGCCGAAGTTCTGACCGGCAGGGCCGAGCACGGCCTCATGCCGCATTTGCCGCACCACGAAGCGTTGCAGCTGCACGTTGATGTGGCCAGTTCCATCCAGCGGGGCGAGGCCGGCGCCGCCCATGCAGCCATGAGCAGGATCGTGGAACAGTTCGCCGAAGAGGTGGGGCACATCTGGTCCGAGCACCACGCGGGCGCAGACCAGGACCCGTCCCGGCAGGCGGGAGAGCCCGACGACGCCCCCCAGCGGCCGCCGTCGGACTCCCGTTCCCAACCGCCCGCTTAAGGCGGTCCCATGGCGAACTGCCTGGTCGCTCAGTCCTCGGTCGGCGTGCGGCGGCTCGGGTGGTACGAACGCCATGAATGTTCGGGTTTGAATCCGAGCAGCCGTTTGGCCTTGTCGATGGAGAGCAAGGTCTCGTGCTCGCCCAGTTCCCTGGTCACCTGCACGTTGGGGAACACCTCCGCCACGAGGCTGGCGCTGGACCGGGACATCACAGTGTCTGCGTTGGCTACGATGAACGCTTCAAAACCCGGCTTGCCGTGTTCCAGCGCCCTTGCTACCGCCTGGGCCCCGTCGCGTCCGTCAATGTACCCCCAGAGATTCCACTTCCGGGAGGCGGCGTCCGCGTCGAACTCCGGGAACCGTTCGTAGTCCTCCGGGTCCATCACGTTGGAAAACCGCAGGCCGGTGATGCTCAGATCGGGATCCCACCGGGTCAGCTGGATGGCCATCTGCTCCTCAAGGTGCTTGACCAGGGAGTAGGTGCTTTCGGGCCGGGCAGGGTACTCCTCATCCACCGGGATGTAGGGCGGGTCAACGTCGAAAGGCAGCCCCAGCACGGTCTCGCTCGAGGCGTAAACCACCTTCTTGATGCCAGCCCGCCGTGCCGCCTGGAAGACGTTATAGGTGGAGAGCATGTTGTTCTCGAACGTGGCGGCGTCCGGAATGATGCCCGGCGCCGGGATCGCCCCCAGATGGACGACGGCGTCGAACCCGTTGTGCCTGTCGTCCAGGCCCAGCAGCACATCCAATACCTGGCCGTAGTCTCGCAGGTCCACGATGGCGAGTCCCGGGTTCCTTTCACCTGTCCGGTCCAGGTTGAGGACCTGGTGTCCGTCATCATTGAGCCTGCGGACCACATGCCGCCCGAGCTTTCCGCTTCCACCGGTTACTGCAATTCTCATGGTGCTACTCCTGCTGCAAGGAACTTTTCGACGGCGGCAATTGCCCGTTCGGTAATGGCACCGGGCTCCCCGCTGCCGTCCACCGATACCACCATGCCCCGACCGGCATAAACCGACACCACTTCGTGGGTTTCGCGGTGGTACAGTTCCAGCCGGCGCCGGAACACGTCCACGGTGTCATCCTTGCGCCCCTGTTCCTTGGCGCGCTGGATCATCCGCTGCTCGAGTTCGGAATCCGGGGCGCGGAGTTCAACAACCGCGTCAAGCCGGTGGCCGAGCGAGGCGAGCATGTTGTCCAGTTCCATGACCTGAGGTGCCGTGCGGGGATACCCATCCAGCAGGAACCCGGGCCGGACGTCGCTGTCACGCAGACGCTCCCGGACCAGCGCGTTGGTGAGATGATCGGGGACAAAAGCGCCGTCGTCGAGATACTGCGCTGCCTCCTGGCCCAGCGGCGTCTCCGCGCTGACATTGGTCCTGAAGATTTCGCCCGTGGATACGGCAGGGACCTTGAAATGCCTGGCGATGTGGACCGCCTGAGTTCCCTTGCCGGAGCCGGGCGGCCCGATGATGAGCAGTCTGGTCATAGCTGTCCCTCCGCGGCGTTATGGCCGGTTGGCTTCGGGTGAACCGCCGGCAGCGCCAACGTGAGCTACATTCTGCCCGCAAGTGGCCGCACAACGCCAGAGTCCGCGCCGTCCGGCAGGGCCCCTGAATGTGACATTTGCTCTGGCCAGGGCTGTATATACTTCTGGTTATCGGTTTAGCAGCAGGCCGTTGGACAGTTCGTCGATCCAGCGATTCCTGCCACGCTCAAGCCGTCACGGCAGGATGTGCGCCGGGATTGCCGGGTCGTCTTGACCTGAGTGAATGGCACCAAGAACCGTGGCCGGCGAGTCGACAGCAAATACAGCTCCATCAATTACTGATCACCTGCATGAAGAACTCCTCAACAGCACCGATGTTGAGGAGTTCCTGGCCGAACTGGCGCGCGTATCAGCGCGCACCCTTTGCGTGCCCGGTGACGAAGTGCTGTGCGGCATTACTCTCCTGCGCCAGCGCAAGGCCGCCACGGTGGCAAGCAGCGCTGATCCCGCCCAAGTGATCAGCCAGCTGGAGTACCAGTCCAGCGACAGCCCCGGCATCACTGCGGCCGAGGGCCACCGCACCGTCCATGTCCCCGACCTGGGAGACGAGGACCGCTGGCCCGGGTACTCCGCAGCGGTGCTGGCCCATGGCGTCCGGTCCGTGCTGGCGATTCCCTTCGAGCTGGAGGGCGAAACCAAAGCCACCCTGCTCCTGTACTCCCACCGTGCCGGCCGCTTTGAGGGCCGCATCCTCGAAACCGCCGAGGACTTTGTCCGCCAGACGTCCCTGGCCCTGCGCCTGGCGGTCCGTTTCGCGCATTACAGTGACACCGCGGCCCACCTGCGTGCCACCCTTGAGAGCCGCACCGTGATCGACGTGGCTGTGGGCATCATCATGGCCCAAAACCGGTGCAGCCAGCAGGCGGCTTTCAGTCTTCTCAAGGCCGCCTCCAGCACCCGCAACTCCAAGCTGCACACCGTCGCCGCCGCCGTGGTCAACGCCCTGGGACACGGCCCTGCGGAAACCCACTATGACGAGTAACCGGCGGCACTAGGTCCCGGCGTCGTAAACCAGTTCGCTCCCGTTGACCCGCACGCCGGAGGTGGGCTGGTGGGGCGCCAGTCTTCCGCCGGGCATCACGTGCCGCACGTCCACGTGGCGGAGGAGCAGCACGTGGTCAGAGATGAGCCGGCGGTGACACCGCCACCACACGGTCTCGCTGCACATGATGGCCACGGGCTCCTGTGCTGCCTGTGCCAGGAGCTCGTCAAGGGCCAGGGAAAATTCCGGCGACCGCATGTACGCGGCGTAGGCCCGGAACGATTCGTTGCGCAGTGCCACGTCCGGGGAATCCGGTGGCAGCTTGCGGAATCCGCCGAGCCGCTGCTCCCAACGGTAGGACACGCCCGCCTCTGGCAGCCATTGCGTCAGCAGGTCCTTGCCGAAGTGCGGAAACTTCCGGCTTCCGGGAGCAATGCGGACGTCCACCAGGGATTGGACTCCCGCCGAAGCCAGCAGGGCCTTGAAGTCCTCCTGGGCGGTGGTGCCGTGGCCAACGGTCAGCAGCGGCAGGTGTGGCACGGAAGGCGTCATAGTAGCGATTCTCCACCCACGCAGCCGTAGACTGGTGGGAAGCTGGCTCTGGGGGCTTTATGGAAACTCAACAAGTCTGCCTCGTCATCGAGGACGACGCCGACATCCGCGGGCTGATCACCGTGGTACTGATCCGTGCGGGCTTTGACGTGCGCACGGTGGCCACCGGCGCGGAGGGCATTGCGGCCGCCGCGGATCCCGGCATTTCGCTCATCACCTTGGATCTTGGCTTACCGGACATGGACGGCCACGTGGTGGCCCGCGCCATCCGCGCCCTGAATGCCGCTCCCCTGCTGTTCCTGTCGGCCAGGTCCGAAGAGGATGACATTTTGGCCGGCATGGCCTCCGGGGCCGCCGCTTACCTGACCAAGCCGTTTCGCCCCAAGGAACTGCGTGAGGTGGCACTGCAGCTGTGTCCGGTGACCGTTGTCAGCCAGGACGGCACGGGCCAGAACCCCGCCTCCTGCCAGCCTCACTAGGCGGTCCCGCCCTCACCGGGCCCTGTTAGTTCAGCCCCGCGCCGGACCCCGCTAGTTCAGCCCCGTGCTGGTCCTCGCGGCGGTCTCTTCAGCGTAGGACGTGGCCTGGCGGCGCACCTGATCCACATAGGCACCGGACTGGTTATAGGAGTAGACGGCCGCAGTCCACCCGTTTGCGGCGGAGAGATTGCGGCCGTGAGCACACAAATAGCCGGCCGCGCTGAGGGCGGCATCGTCGACATTGAAGGGGTCCGCTTTTCCGTCACCGTTCCCGTCTTGTCCCGCAAGCTTCCAGGTGGAGGGAATGAACTGCATGGGTCCCACGGCTCGGTCCCAGAGGGGGTCCCCGTCCAGCACGCCGGCATCGGTATCAGCGATGGCGGCAAATCCGTCGCCGTCCAGGCTCGGCCCGACGATCGGCCCGGTCGCCTGCCCGGCGGCAGACAGGCTTCCGCCGCCGTAAGCTCCGTGGGCGGACTCGACGAAGCCAATCGCCGCCACCGTATTCCAGCCGATCCCACACCCCGGAGCGGCATGATTGGCAGCACCAGCCGCACTGACGTAAGCCCGAAGCGCGCGGGCGGGTATGCCGGTTTGTGCGGAAGCCTGGACGAGCCACTCAGCGTCCGCGTTGCGCGTGACATTGACGGCAGTGGCAAGGCCGGTGGAGAGCGTTTCGAGTTTAACGGCCGCACGCGGCGGCGGAGGTGGAAGGGCCGTGCCGGCGTCCGCGCCCGACTCCCGGAGCACCCAGAACGCCCCTGCGGTGATCACGCAAATCGCGAATACGCAGAAAACGGCAAGGCGTTTGAGTCGGAGCACGCTGTTGATCCTATCGAGTTGAAGTCCGACGGGAGAACGGCAACCGCCGGAACCGGGGTGCAGGCCGCCGCCCTCCCCCGGCCCACGTCCCCCCGTCCCGCCCCTCCCCTCAGGACGCTCTCGCACTTAATGCGGGTTTTCGGGCGATGCTCTCTCACTTTCCTCAAGAGAGTGAGAGAGCATCGGGAATTAAGCCACATTAAGTGAGAGAGCGTCCCGGGGGGGCGGGGCGGGGCGGGTCGGTGCTGTATCGATTTCGGTTAACGGCGCATACTTGAACGCACAGGCGGCCACGGCCATGGGAGGACACCATGAAGTTTCTCGGAGCACTGATTGTCATCTGGCTGATCATCGGAGGAATCGCCGCCTGGCAGCGCGGCT
The window above is part of the Pseudarthrobacter sp. IC2-21 genome. Proteins encoded here:
- a CDS encoding sugar ABC transporter substrate-binding protein, translated to MKRRSVVKYAAVAAALSLGLTACGGSGSSDAKGSGTVRVTLANHVWTEGIKAAIPEFEKSSGLKVELTQLGEDQLSDQYNVKLNAGSDEIDVMMYRPLQEGKAFAKNGYLADLTSKVSSDSNWDWKDYQEGPVKATTADGKVVGVPIITEREVLYYRKDLLKAAGLEVPKTMEELEAAAKAIKAANPDTAGFVARTGKSAAVTQFSSFLYSFGGDFTDSSGKSTVNSDAAKKAYAFYGGLIKNYGPANVSTDMSWPEAMAIFTQGKAAFYTEADSLYKNATDPAKSKVADSVGFAALPAGPAGSKPYNIPSWGLAVNQASANQDNAWKFIEWATSKERTLAAQKAGVPGPRASVWANSEGTSTYPKDLAEAIAVSAKNGVGHDRPQVVTVGKAREIVGEPIVASITGADASAAADSAHEAFQKFLDSEKK
- the dgoD gene encoding galactonate dehydratase; translation: MTIISRIETFLVAPRWLFVRIETDSGIVGWGEATCEGRSETVRTAVEQLSELLIGNDALRIEDHWQVMTKGSFYRGGPILASAVSGLDQALWDIAGKHFNTPVHQLLGGHVRDRIRMYGWVGGDEPNEVADQISAQLEVGLTAVKMNASGRMSPVASVAEIDGVIRRVAAAREVLGEHRDVAVDFHGRFSLANARRVAPLLEPYRPFFLEEPVVPENTHLLREFTSSTTTPVSTGERLYNRQEFLPALQAGIAVAQPDLSHAGGITEVRKIASLAEIYDVQLAPHCPLGPLALAACLQVGFATPNFLIQEQSIGIHYNKGAEVLDYVVDKTPLKFVDGHIERLTGPGLGIEIDEAVVRAADKRGHAWRGPVWRHADGAFAEW
- a CDS encoding carbohydrate ABC transporter permease, translating into MSVLTQNQTSAGQPLRRPRKPLGTRAYKVFRVVALIAVVLFLIAPLIWMLLASLKTNVDIYDTAKSFIFSPTFENYANVLQRNNYFVFIFNSFWVAFVSTALSLVLGVPAAYAMSRFTMHRSALVVLMARVIPGVSLLVPWYYVFSNLKMVGGFEVLILSHMFVALPLIVYIMMSYFDSLPLELEESAQVDGLTPIGAFQRITLPLSVAGMATAGILSFIFSWNNFMFALVLSGSKTKTLPVAIFDFVSYASIDWGGLMAAATVVTIPIMIIALFTQKYIVSGMTAGATKG
- a CDS encoding bifunctional 4-hydroxy-2-oxoglutarate aldolase/2-dehydro-3-deoxy-phosphogluconate aldolase, producing MNAVSPETLLAGIKEARLVAIVRGTAGAAAAKAALAAMEEGFRFVEIALTTPGALDAIREVRAAAPAGCYVGGGTVLTARDVDNVAEAGGQFMVTPALAASIAESARQGIPVLAGALTPSEAYEAMNRGATAVKMFPASIGGPGYLKALRDPFPGIPFIPVGGVGLDEAAGYWETGAVAVGLGGPLFGTAGSGGDLAPMRERARAFVDLAAAFNRRAAAGAAGAGTR
- a CDS encoding sugar kinase, translating into MSSGVDLLTFGESMVSLRSAGPLSAGGSLAMHVAGAESNVAVGVARLGHSVSWAGVIGADPHGEYILRQLRSEGIHVRHRVDAVRSTGVMFLEQRTADLTRAFYYRTGSAGSTLSRDDVDLALNAGPRILHLTGITAALSAAARAAFGYAAERAAAEGVLVSLDVNYRSRLWTRDEARAVLAPLARHADILVASDDELDLVAAAGRGAHPFGGATSDDAEATVALELLDRGVSEVVVKRGAHGAGVHTATGRFETAAVAVTSIDTVGAGDAFTAGYLSAVLDGGDVPARLERGAVMGAFAVSTAGDWEGLPGRDELDLLAATQSGATVR
- a CDS encoding oxidoreductase, which codes for MATWLITGCSTGLGRALAQAVLAHGHNAVVTARNVTTVEDIAAAHPDRALALPLDVTDRARITSAVEQAKARFGGIDVLVNNAGYGYRAAVEEADDADIRQLFDTNVFGTVDMIKAVLPDMRARRSGAIINISSIGARIKPAGSGYYSATKAAVEGLSGSLHKELQPLGISVTAVEPGAFRTDFAGRSLTQSAKPIDDYAETAGKRRKENDTVDGTQPGDPARAAEAIIAIVESAEPPALLVLGTDAVGAFAAVAEAERADLDRWRELSLSTDIQANPGRGLTPGQR
- a CDS encoding sugar ABC transporter permease, which gives rise to MTSPRSAARNSGRAPNGREKFSDWANAHRKWLFAAPAMAFVGVLIVFPLAWTLYLSLTDSQGSVRAATEFIGLENYLTVLSDVERFWPAVGRTLTFTGIALVCEVVLGMGIALLLWRPFRGEKWVRVAILLPLVATPVAVGMMWRLIFDPNIGFANQLLAAVGIPAQPWLSGQDTALGTTIFMDVWQWTPMVVLILLAGLTSLSEEPDEAARMDGANAFQRFFFITLPLMMPTVIVAILLRGIDALKTFDILYATKGKGGGSFHEVETLNVYAYGLSFDYNQYGLSSAVLILFFMIIIGSMWLLTMRKKAVSK
- a CDS encoding FadR/GntR family transcriptional regulator; amino-acid sequence: MKTPKAESPIDRHAALVQSLGLAIAEGSLAPHSIVRLDELEAQHGVSRSVVREAARVLSSKGMLASRRRFGTVVQPEEEWNLYDPQVIRWRLASSRRLEQLQALNELRGAIEPQAARLAAERASWDAGSELVSLAARLWSAGQRGDQEEFLRLDVEFHAAVLGASGNAMFSQLQNLVAEVLTGRAEHGLMPHLPHHEALQLHVDVASSIQRGEAGAAHAAMSRIVEQFAEEVGHIWSEHHAGADQDPSRQAGEPDDAPQRPPSDSRSQPPA
- a CDS encoding NAD(P)-dependent oxidoreductase; this encodes MRIAVTGGSGKLGRHVVRRLNDDGHQVLNLDRTGERNPGLAIVDLRDYGQVLDVLLGLDDRHNGFDAVVHLGAIPAPGIIPDAATFENNMLSTYNVFQAARRAGIKKVVYASSETVLGLPFDVDPPYIPVDEEYPARPESTYSLVKHLEEQMAIQLTRWDPDLSITGLRFSNVMDPEDYERFPEFDADAASRKWNLWGYIDGRDGAQAVARALEHGKPGFEAFIVANADTVMSRSSASLVAEVFPNVQVTRELGEHETLLSIDKAKRLLGFKPEHSWRSYHPSRRTPTED